A stretch of the Nicotiana tabacum cultivar K326 chromosome 6, ASM71507v2, whole genome shotgun sequence genome encodes the following:
- the LOC107779222 gene encoding uncharacterized protein LOC107779222, translating into MVLVEAFMEILERPTIGAVFIEIMMFLGPVWIAFLLGITVGWIWKPKWASWKNCKFDFSAPSSPTALVPSPSKSLELTETKSFHSSKAHTPSFGSYVDAPSEIEQFESGPSQLNTLPITDEDLKHLWHLVERKDGGPPWKHMMDGSTPTMSYQAWQRDPESGPPEYCSRTVYEDATPELLRDFFWDDEFRLKWDDMLVHAETIEECPITGTMIVHWVRKFPFFCSDREYLFGRRIWESGRSYYCVTKGVPCPSVPRKDKPRRVDLYYSSWYIQAVESRRGNGQLTACEVLLFHYEDMGIPWEIAKFGVRQGMWGLVRKIERGFRSYQKSRASNMKISRCAFMAQVNTKIDPEYLKLMEGDVEESSGTEVQVSPAKSEGINVPKLLIIGGALIVACTLDRGIIPKALLFNVAKRFGNIGRRASPRA; encoded by the exons CAGTTTGGATTGCCTTTCTTTTAGGTATTACGGTTGGTTGGATTTGGAAACCCAAATGGGCTAGCTGGAAAAATTGTAAATTTGATTTTTCAGCACCTTCTTCCCCCACTGCTTTGGTTCCTTCACCGTCTAAAAGCTTGGAATTAACCGAAACAAAGAGCTTTCATTCCTCTAAGGCTCATACCCCTAGTTTTGGTTCTTATGTGGATGCTCCCTCAGAAATTGAACAATTTGAGAGTGG TCCATCGCAGCTGAATACATTACCAATAACAGATGAAGATTTGAAACATTTATGGCATCTTGTTGAGAGGAAAGACGGAGGCCCTCCGTGGAAACACATGATGGATGGCTCTACGCCTACTATGAGTTATCAAGCGTGGCAGCGAGATCCTGAG AGTGGCCCCCCTGAATATTGCAGCAGAACTGTGTATGAGGATGCAACACCTGAACTGTTGAGGGATTTTTTCTGGGATGATGAGTTTCGGCTAAAGTGGGATGACATGCTTGTACATGCAGAAACTATTGAGGAATGCCCCATAACTGGAACAATGATAGTGCATTGGGTTCGAAAG TTCCCATTTTTCTGCAGTGACAGAGAATATTTATTTGGTCGTCGAATATGGGAGTCAGGAAGGTCATATTATTGTGTAACAAAG GGGGTACCATGTCCTAGTGTTCCCAGGAAGGATAAACCAAGACGTGTTGACCTGTATTATTCAAGTTGGTACATACAAGCAG TGGAATCAAGGAGAGGAAATGGCCAGCTGACTGCATGCGAGGTGCTTCTCTTCCATTACGAAGATATGGGCATCCCATGGGAAATCGCGAAATTCGGGGTAAGGCAGGGTATGTGGGGACTTGTAAGGAAGATTGAGCGTGGATTCCGGTCCTACCAGAAATCAAGAGCATCTAACATGAAAATCTCTCGCTGTGCTTTTATGGCCCAAGTTAATACAAAAATTGATCCAGAATACTTGAAGTTAATGGAAGGTGATGTGGAAGAATCATCAGGGACTGAAGTACAGGTTTCACCTGCAAAATCCGAGGGCATAAACGTACCAAAGCTACTTATCATTGGTGGCGCTTTGATTGTTGCTTGTACCCTTGACCGAGGAATCATACCCAAGGCACTTTTGTTTAATGTAGCGAAAAGGTTTGGAAATATAGGAAGAAGAGCAAGTCCAAGGGCATGA